The proteins below are encoded in one region of Helianthus annuus cultivar XRQ/B chromosome 2, HanXRQr2.0-SUNRISE, whole genome shotgun sequence:
- the LOC110901628 gene encoding coatomer subunit zeta-1, with the protein MTISGRSRDACPPMIKNLLLLDSEGRRVAVKYYTDEWPTNGAKLAFERSVFTKTHKTNARTEAEIVMFENNVVVYKFIQDLHFFVTGGDYENELALAAVLQGFSDAVTLLLRGNVDQREALENLDTIFLCLDEIVDAGMILETDGNMIAGKVATHNLDDGAPLSEQTITQALATAREHLTRSLLR; encoded by the exons ATGACGATTTCCGGTCGTAGTAGG gATGCTTGTCCTCCTATGATTAAGAATCTCCTCCTTCTGGACTCTGAAGGAAGGCGTGTGGcggttaagtattatacagaTGAATGGCCTACTAATGGTGCAAAGTTAGCTTTCGAAAGGTCCGTCTTTACTAAGACACACAAGACTAATGCAAGGACTGAAG ctGAAATAGTGATGTTTGAGAATAATGTTGTGGTGTATAAGTTCATACAAGACTTGCATTTCTTTGTAACCGGAGGTGATTACGAAAATGAATTGGCTTTGGCCGCAGTCCTGCAGGGTTTTTCTGATGCGGTTACCCTTCTCCTTAG GGGTAATGTTGATCAACGCGAGGCGCTTGAAAACTTAGATACCATCTTTTTATGCCTTGATGAGATTGTCGATGCAGG GATGATTCTTGAAACAGATGGTAATATGATTGCTGGAAAAGTAGCTACACATAACTTGGATGATGGGGCTCCATTGTCTGAACAG ACGATTACTCAAGCCTTAGCAACTGCTCGCGAACATTTGACCAGATCGCTTCTCAGATAA